The Candidatus Poribacteria bacterium genome has a segment encoding these proteins:
- a CDS encoding PorV/PorQ family protein has product MNRCFTYTLIIALILVCMPGAANNTDIHENAGTRAMTFLKIGVGAEAMSMGESQVAATDDLYASYWNPAGLARLRQPQLALMHNEWFADINHEFVGFGLPLQGAGTFGASASFLSFGELQGRDRDGNETTIFRPYDLALILSYARGFGSSLAFGANAKFLREQIADESGTGIAFDLGGLYNFPEIPLTLGFNAQHVGPRVQFIEEAFGLPFTFRIGVAYRLWYDALLLTTDIIRPSDNDIAIGVGAGYTIGNVLHLRTGYKYKIGGNDLGAISGLRGGFGLTFLRFQIDYALIPFGVLGLTHRISLVANF; this is encoded by the coding sequence ATGAACCGATGCTTTACATACACGCTTATCATAGCTCTCATCCTCGTGTGCATGCCAGGAGCGGCGAATAATACCGACATCCACGAAAACGCTGGCACTCGCGCCATGACCTTCCTCAAAATCGGTGTCGGCGCAGAGGCGATGAGTATGGGGGAATCCCAAGTCGCGGCGACCGATGACCTTTACGCCTCGTATTGGAACCCCGCGGGTCTCGCAAGACTCCGACAGCCGCAACTCGCACTCATGCACAACGAATGGTTCGCTGATATTAACCATGAATTCGTCGGGTTCGGACTTCCACTTCAAGGTGCAGGCACGTTTGGCGCAAGCGCGAGTTTCTTGTCTTTCGGGGAATTGCAGGGACGGGATCGGGATGGGAATGAAACCACGATTTTCCGTCCTTATGATCTGGCACTGATTCTCTCGTATGCCCGCGGTTTCGGCAGTTCACTCGCTTTCGGGGCAAATGCGAAATTCCTGCGTGAGCAGATCGCTGACGAAAGCGGAACGGGTATCGCTTTCGATCTCGGTGGACTCTATAACTTTCCTGAGATACCGCTCACACTGGGGTTCAACGCACAGCACGTCGGACCCCGAGTGCAGTTCATAGAGGAAGCGTTCGGGTTACCTTTTACCTTCAGAATAGGCGTGGCTTACAGGCTCTGGTATGACGCCCTCCTCCTCACGACAGACATCATTCGTCCCTCCGACAACGATATTGCCATCGGGGTCGGGGCAGGCTATACGATCGGTAATGTCTTACACCTCCGCACCGGCTATAAATACAAGATCGGCGGTAACGATTTAGGCGCGATTTCTGGACTCAGAGGCGGTTTTGGGTTGACGTTCCTCCGCTTCCAAATCGACTATGCACTCATCCCGTTCGGCGTTCTCGGATTAACCCACCGCATCTCCTTAGTCGCCAATTTTTAA
- a CDS encoding amidohydrolase, which yields MRIIDPHVHVWKNDPQFPWAPETTSPPEEDATAEMLLELMAANGVEKTVLVQVIHYRWDNSYAADAMKRYPDKFMGVCRINPEDPDAPDHLSRWTEEDGFHGVRLSPSVGEAGDWFAGPLMPPIFRRAETLGVPMLILTGAERLADLVPLLEQHPDLDVVIDHMADCSPDAPDKLELLLNLARFPRVYVKISHTWSISETGYPWTDTFEQVKKVYQAFGGSRLMWGTDWPVCLKRASYSETLSVVRDEMDFFTPEDREWVLGKTALRLWQF from the coding sequence ATGAGAATTATCGATCCACATGTTCATGTTTGGAAAAACGATCCCCAATTCCCATGGGCACCAGAGACGACAAGTCCACCTGAAGAAGATGCAACGGCAGAGATGCTCTTGGAATTGATGGCGGCGAACGGTGTAGAGAAAACCGTTCTCGTTCAAGTCATCCATTACCGCTGGGATAACAGTTATGCCGCAGATGCAATGAAAAGGTATCCCGATAAATTCATGGGTGTCTGCCGAATCAATCCCGAAGATCCGGATGCCCCCGATCACCTCAGCCGTTGGACGGAGGAGGATGGCTTCCACGGGGTGCGACTCAGTCCTTCTGTCGGTGAGGCGGGCGACTGGTTCGCGGGACCGTTGATGCCACCGATCTTCCGTCGTGCGGAAACCCTCGGGGTCCCGATGCTGATTCTCACAGGAGCGGAGAGATTGGCAGATCTCGTGCCACTTTTGGAACAACACCCGGACCTTGATGTCGTCATAGACCACATGGCAGACTGCTCGCCGGACGCCCCTGACAAACTTGAATTGCTGCTGAACCTCGCACGGTTTCCTCGCGTCTACGTCAAAATTAGCCACACATGGTCAATATCGGAGACAGGGTACCCGTGGACAGATACCTTTGAACAGGTTAAGAAGGTATATCAGGCATTCGGAGGTTCACGGCTGATGTGGGGAACAGATTGGCCCGTCTGTCTCAAACGCGCCAGTTATTCAGAGACTTTATCGGTCGTGCGTGATGAGATGGATTTCTTCACACCCGAAGACCGGGAGTGGGTGTTAGGAAAAACCGCACTCCGTCTCTGGCAATTCTGA
- a CDS encoding flippase-like domain-containing protein, producing MKQKTFTIHTASAPLDKKQIQRVTKIGLPTVLAVVIAYFLLKEIDIQEIPKTLSRLSIKALCIGFGCYCVLVLAKALRFRALLNLESGVHQVFPILAMHTFWGNILPMRTGDVSYVYLMQRRQKVDATQGVASLLVASLIDLVLLMCLVVATAWLLRAALQDTFSGTVLYLIPLLMGGGLVAVVVFVYAAPHACMRFAERCARPLLALEKRSVSWTVDKVLAVLQELTRFRSHRRFLEVWLYSVLCLAIRFGFQCYLVTEMGVDIPMTEVLFALAFTNVFNLLPIQTVGNFGTTEFPFVWLLNHFGTSIEVATVTGFSLHILILLYCLPLGAFGFLMKPKEK from the coding sequence CTGAAACAGAAAACATTCACAATACACACAGCGAGCGCGCCTTTGGACAAAAAGCAAATTCAACGGGTTACCAAAATCGGTTTACCGACGGTCTTAGCAGTCGTTATAGCATACTTCCTTTTAAAAGAGATCGACATTCAAGAAATACCCAAAACCCTGAGCCGATTGTCAATCAAAGCGCTCTGCATCGGGTTCGGATGCTATTGTGTGTTAGTCTTAGCGAAAGCCCTCCGCTTCCGGGCACTGCTCAATCTTGAGAGTGGCGTCCATCAGGTCTTCCCAATCTTGGCGATGCACACCTTTTGGGGCAATATCCTCCCGATGCGGACAGGCGATGTGTCTTATGTCTATCTGATGCAACGCCGTCAGAAGGTGGATGCAACGCAGGGAGTCGCTTCGCTGCTGGTAGCAAGCCTGATAGATTTGGTACTGCTGATGTGCCTGGTGGTCGCTACGGCGTGGCTCCTGCGCGCTGCGCTTCAAGACACGTTTTCTGGCACGGTTCTCTATCTCATACCGCTTCTGATGGGAGGTGGCTTGGTCGCTGTAGTGGTTTTTGTCTACGCTGCACCGCATGCCTGTATGAGATTCGCAGAACGGTGTGCGAGGCCTCTATTGGCACTTGAAAAGCGATCGGTTTCGTGGACAGTCGATAAAGTTTTGGCAGTGCTTCAGGAACTCACGAGGTTCCGATCACATCGGCGGTTCTTGGAGGTTTGGCTATATTCTGTCCTGTGTCTCGCAATCCGTTTTGGGTTCCAATGTTACCTGGTCACCGAGATGGGTGTTGACATTCCGATGACCGAAGTGCTGTTCGCGCTTGCATTTACCAACGTTTTCAATCTGTTACCCATTCAAACCGTCGGTAATTTCGGGACAACGGAATTCCCTTTCGTCTGGTTGCTAAACCATTTCGGCACCTCTATAGAGGTCGCCACTGTTACTGGATTCAGTTTGCACATTCTAATCCTACTTTACTGTTTACCCTTAGGCGCGTTCGGGTTCTTGATGAAACCGAAGGAGAAATAA
- a CDS encoding MFS transporter: MENPQNPSKASSRKQFYFLTLSHTVLDSYATLLSHLQPRLLTKLATSAATRNSLAGNFILIYSVFSSLGQILFGWLSDRVRTVHFLTFGVGLTAIGLSLLWVAPSSRIVYLLLTIGGLGVASFHPQATTYAGALAGDGRGMGISIFLTGGNIGRALGPLVLMFIPYRFGLEYLVWEMVPGVLVALLVPKVLKFEKSLDLTVTPRGRLDEEPRPQESFWTVASPHLLPLSVLFIIAAFRTVTAVGLENFLSIYLDDQNYSDQARSLVIALFIFAGSMGIMSSGWLITRVNTYLLLLVSLLGSPPLLYASLHTEGPSFLVLLFLGNVVLSSSMTVNIILAQMILRGHENIASSFMMGAAWGVGGLLNKVVGIWADQYGLPIVLDGLVMIPVVLAPLLILLRDQPNLSRPNV; encoded by the coding sequence ATGGAAAACCCTCAAAATCCTTCTAAAGCGTCTTCTCGGAAACAGTTCTATTTTCTGACGTTATCCCATACCGTCCTTGACTCCTATGCGACCCTCTTGTCCCATCTGCAACCTCGCCTACTGACAAAGTTAGCGACATCCGCTGCAACACGGAACAGTTTAGCCGGCAACTTCATCTTGATCTATAGCGTTTTTAGCTCGCTTGGACAGATACTCTTCGGATGGCTATCGGATCGGGTCCGGACGGTCCACTTCCTGACCTTTGGTGTCGGTTTGACCGCAATCGGTTTAAGCCTGCTGTGGGTCGCCCCGTCCTCTCGGATCGTCTATCTGTTATTAACGATTGGGGGCTTAGGTGTTGCGTCTTTCCATCCACAAGCGACGACTTATGCGGGTGCGCTTGCTGGAGATGGGAGAGGCATGGGGATCTCCATTTTTCTCACAGGCGGCAACATCGGTCGGGCACTCGGTCCGTTGGTGCTGATGTTCATTCCATACCGTTTCGGCTTGGAATACTTAGTTTGGGAAATGGTACCCGGCGTGCTTGTAGCCTTGTTAGTGCCGAAAGTGCTGAAATTCGAGAAGTCGCTGGATCTGACCGTCACGCCGCGCGGAAGGTTAGACGAGGAACCCCGACCGCAAGAATCCTTTTGGACTGTCGCAAGTCCACACCTGTTACCCCTCAGCGTGCTATTTATTATTGCGGCGTTCCGAACCGTCACTGCAGTTGGGTTGGAAAACTTCTTATCTATCTATCTGGATGACCAAAATTATTCAGACCAGGCGCGTTCGCTCGTGATTGCCCTTTTCATCTTCGCGGGTTCCATGGGAATCATGTCAAGTGGGTGGCTTATCACCCGAGTAAATACCTATCTCCTGCTCTTGGTCTCACTCCTCGGATCGCCACCGCTTCTCTATGCCTCACTACACACTGAGGGTCCGAGTTTCCTTGTGCTCCTCTTTTTAGGCAACGTGGTGCTCTCAAGTTCAATGACGGTTAACATCATCTTAGCACAAATGATCCTACGCGGGCATGAAAACATTGCATCGAGTTTTATGATGGGTGCGGCATGGGGTGTCGGTGGATTATTAAATAAAGTCGTCGGTATTTGGGCGGATCAATACGGTTTGCCTATCGTGCTCGATGGGTTAGTGATGATTCCGGTCGTCTTGGCACCGCTCCTGATTCTGCTACGCGATCAACCGAACTTGTCAAGACCGAACGTTTAG
- a CDS encoding phytanoyl-CoA dioxygenase family protein — protein sequence MARIKPFFVSNELLDHPEKLRERAQQDGYLFFRGLIDADAIYELRRDFLEICHRHGWAKGGDALMEGIRIGGPFMEGDDGYWPVLDEFQSLESFHAFAHHPAIIDVCDKLFGEKTLVHPRNIGRIMFPENTKYTTPAHQDFIHIRGTEETYTGWIPLGPCPEVLGGLSVLSGSHRGGIYPVKPALGAGGLGIDTAPLEADGFYWVGGNYEIGDALFFHSHAVHKGMPNQTSDRIRLSVDYRYQGNSKPVTDGSLLPHFNRMAWDEIYKDWTSTEYQYYWNAFDLNRVSGDKRPVDPIE from the coding sequence ATGGCAAGAATTAAACCTTTTTTTGTTTCAAATGAACTCTTAGATCACCCTGAAAAACTTCGAGAACGCGCACAGCAGGACGGTTACCTCTTTTTTCGTGGCTTGATTGATGCCGATGCTATCTACGAATTGCGTCGAGATTTCTTGGAGATATGCCATCGTCACGGCTGGGCGAAAGGCGGAGATGCCCTGATGGAGGGTATCCGCATCGGGGGTCCCTTCATGGAAGGCGATGATGGCTATTGGCCCGTTTTGGATGAGTTCCAGAGCTTGGAATCCTTCCACGCGTTCGCGCACCATCCGGCGATCATAGACGTGTGCGACAAACTCTTCGGTGAAAAAACCCTCGTACATCCGCGGAATATTGGAAGAATTATGTTCCCGGAGAACACAAAATACACGACGCCTGCACACCAAGATTTCATCCACATCCGAGGGACAGAGGAAACCTATACCGGCTGGATACCGCTTGGACCCTGCCCAGAAGTGTTGGGAGGATTGTCGGTACTCTCGGGTTCACATCGCGGGGGTATTTATCCCGTCAAACCTGCACTCGGCGCAGGTGGACTCGGTATTGATACAGCACCTCTGGAAGCAGATGGCTTCTACTGGGTCGGCGGTAATTACGAAATTGGCGATGCCCTTTTCTTTCACAGCCATGCCGTCCACAAGGGGATGCCGAATCAGACTTCGGATCGGATACGCCTCTCGGTGGATTATCGCTATCAGGGAAACTCCAAGCCTGTCACTGACGGCTCACTTTTACCGCATTTCAATCGGATGGCATGGGACGAAATTTACAAGGATTGGACTTCCACGGAATATCAGTATTATTGGAATGCATTCGATTTGAACAGGGTGAGCGGTGATAAACGTCCTGTAGATCCTATTGAGTAG
- a CDS encoding enolase — MLSIKHLEAIPLNVPFYHERVSRHMHRALTHGERVYVYRVELSNGVIGYGENLSDESANIEQVIGQNAFACMNDDSIGFGIQMSLFDAVGKSVDVPVYQLIGPKVRERCPISWWDIDMPPEDWVAEVQESVKRGYTSAKLKARPWRDIFAQVDAVGNAVPADYRLDIDFNGFLRTADNAIPVLQRLDEHPNVAIYESPYYLGTDVAGAARLQAAVQKRIVEHFNESCLHARCCGGFVVGGGVNSLLRTNALCASFVQPYWVQMVGTGITTAYSVHLGAVLSQAELPAITCHELWESDLLETRLAVVDGTIQVSDAPGLGITVDEAALSAYRVDAATPTPQQLFRESEYTCRVHIRNSSGGETVHDFREEAVYYPAFSEGEYPGFVPGVWMEVV; from the coding sequence ATGCTCAGTATCAAACATCTCGAAGCGATTCCGTTGAACGTGCCGTTTTATCACGAACGGGTCAGCCGACACATGCACCGTGCCTTGACACACGGCGAGCGTGTCTACGTTTACCGCGTCGAACTCAGTAACGGCGTTATCGGATACGGTGAGAATCTATCAGATGAATCGGCGAACATTGAACAGGTGATCGGACAGAACGCGTTTGCATGTATGAACGATGATAGCATCGGGTTCGGCATCCAGATGTCGCTTTTCGATGCAGTCGGTAAATCCGTAGATGTGCCTGTCTATCAACTCATCGGACCGAAGGTTCGTGAGAGGTGTCCAATTTCGTGGTGGGACATCGATATGCCCCCGGAAGACTGGGTTGCGGAAGTCCAAGAATCGGTCAAACGGGGTTACACATCTGCGAAACTGAAAGCGCGTCCGTGGCGGGACATCTTCGCGCAGGTAGATGCTGTCGGGAACGCCGTGCCAGCAGACTATCGGCTTGATATCGATTTCAACGGGTTTCTGCGGACTGCGGATAACGCTATCCCCGTGTTGCAACGATTAGATGAACACCCGAACGTCGCTATATACGAGAGTCCTTACTATCTCGGCACCGACGTAGCGGGTGCCGCGAGGTTGCAAGCGGCTGTTCAGAAGCGGATCGTCGAACATTTCAATGAATCGTGTTTGCATGCGCGCTGTTGCGGTGGGTTCGTTGTCGGGGGTGGTGTGAACTCGCTCCTGCGGACGAATGCCCTCTGTGCGTCCTTTGTGCAGCCTTATTGGGTCCAGATGGTCGGCACGGGTATCACAACGGCGTATTCGGTGCATCTCGGTGCGGTATTATCGCAAGCGGAATTGCCGGCGATTACGTGTCACGAGTTGTGGGAGTCGGATCTGCTCGAAACGCGGCTCGCAGTGGTTGATGGGACGATTCAGGTGTCGGATGCACCGGGGTTGGGAATTACGGTGGATGAGGCGGCACTGTCAGCATATCGCGTCGATGCGGCTACACCGACACCGCAGCAACTTTTCCGTGAAAGTGAATATACCTGTCGGGTGCATATCCGGAACAGCAGCGGCGGCGAGACGGTTCACGATTTCCGTGAGGAGGCTGTCTATTATCCGGCATTCAGTGAGGGAGAGTATCCGGGGTTCGTGCCGGGGGTTTGGATGGAAGTGGTTTGA